One Natrinema halophilum genomic window carries:
- the hisA gene encoding 1-(5-phosphoribosyl)-5-[(5-phosphoribosylamino)methylideneamino]imidazole-4-carboxamide isomerase — MTSETDEGSDRPESFEVIPAVDIQGGEVVQLVQGERGTETAYGDPVQAAKRWVDAGATTLHLVDLDGAFEGQRANAEAIDAVIDAVDVPTQLGGGIRTADEAVDLLERGVDRVILGTAAVENPDIVGEISEEFPDSVVVSLDAKNGEVVVEGWTESAGISPVEAATRYEDLGAAAILFTNVDVEGQLEGIATDPVRKLVAATDVPIIASGGVATIEDVEALEAVGASAAVVGSALYEGKFTLEEAQAAVDDHE; from the coding sequence ATGACGAGCGAGACAGACGAGGGCTCGGACCGGCCCGAGTCGTTCGAGGTAATTCCGGCGGTGGACATTCAGGGGGGCGAAGTCGTTCAGTTAGTTCAGGGCGAACGCGGAACGGAAACGGCCTACGGCGACCCCGTCCAGGCTGCAAAGCGGTGGGTCGATGCCGGTGCAACCACGCTTCACCTCGTCGACCTCGACGGCGCGTTCGAGGGGCAACGAGCGAACGCCGAGGCCATCGACGCGGTGATCGATGCCGTCGACGTTCCCACGCAACTCGGCGGCGGGATTCGCACGGCGGACGAGGCCGTCGACCTGCTCGAGCGCGGCGTCGACCGCGTCATCCTCGGCACCGCAGCGGTCGAGAACCCGGACATCGTCGGCGAGATTAGCGAGGAGTTCCCGGATAGCGTGGTCGTCAGCCTCGACGCGAAAAACGGCGAGGTCGTCGTCGAAGGATGGACCGAGAGTGCGGGTATTTCGCCCGTCGAGGCTGCCACGCGGTACGAGGACCTTGGCGCTGCCGCGATTCTGTTCACGAACGTGGACGTCGAGGGACAACTCGAGGGCATCGCGACCGACCCGGTTCGGAAACTCGTCGCGGCGACCGACGTCCCCATAATCGCAAGCGGGGGTGTAGCGACGATTGAGGACGTCGAAGCGCTCGAGGCAGTCGGCGCGTCCGCGGCGGTCGTCGGCAGTGCACTGTACGAAGGAAAATTCACGCTCGAGGAGGCACAGGCCGCAGTCGACGACCACGAGTAG
- a CDS encoding universal stress protein → MLSDILVPMDDSEHAGHALEYALENNPDAEITVLNVVGVPSMLMGDAVGLSLEGDLDAAAEERAAGVFERARMIADERDREIETIVGIGHPARNIIDRAEAYDAVILGSHGEDWGRATRRFLVGNVAETVSKRAPVPVTIVR, encoded by the coding sequence ATGCTCTCGGACATTCTGGTTCCGATGGACGACTCCGAACACGCCGGCCACGCCCTTGAGTACGCGCTCGAGAACAATCCCGATGCCGAGATCACCGTCCTCAACGTCGTCGGCGTCCCGTCGATGTTGATGGGGGACGCGGTGGGTCTCTCGCTCGAGGGCGACCTCGACGCCGCTGCCGAGGAGCGCGCCGCGGGGGTCTTCGAGCGCGCTCGCATGATCGCCGACGAACGCGACCGCGAAATCGAAACGATCGTCGGCATCGGGCATCCGGCTCGAAACATCATCGACCGTGCCGAAGCGTACGATGCGGTCATCCTCGGCAGTCACGGCGAGGATTGGGGCCGTGCGACACGCCGATTCCTGGTCGGAAACGTAGCCGAGACGGTGTCGAAACGGGCACCGGTTCCGGTGACCATCGTCCGCTGA
- a CDS encoding NAD-dependent epimerase/dehydratase family protein, with amino-acid sequence MTTDVLMTGAFGRVGHAIIDHIADHDEYEFSYLNRSDRDAYETVVADVNDYEAIRPAFDGQDAVIHLAGYPEPDGTWEEVLKSNIIGMYNTLEAARDAGVESFIFGSTNHVVGMYEVDNAPDIYDPDFDLTVDHTSPVRPDSYYGSSKAFDEAIGRFYVENFEYPERFYALRICSVRHQEYDHPYGDAEHGVDNGKWERGSEKYDEMVDRMKAMWHSRRDLAQLIECCLEDDTVEFDIFNGVSDNDGRWFDIEHAREVLGYEPQDNGNEWSEPPR; translated from the coding sequence ATGACTACAGACGTCCTGATGACTGGTGCTTTCGGTCGTGTTGGGCACGCGATTATCGACCACATAGCAGACCACGACGAATACGAATTTTCGTACCTGAACAGATCTGACCGCGATGCATACGAGACGGTCGTCGCCGACGTCAACGACTACGAGGCAATCCGTCCGGCCTTCGACGGACAGGATGCTGTTATCCACCTTGCGGGGTATCCCGAACCGGATGGAACGTGGGAAGAAGTTCTCAAAAGCAATATCATCGGGATGTACAACACACTTGAAGCCGCACGTGACGCTGGTGTCGAGTCGTTCATCTTCGGGTCGACGAATCACGTCGTCGGTATGTACGAGGTCGACAACGCGCCGGACATCTACGACCCCGACTTCGACCTGACCGTCGACCATACCTCACCTGTGCGGCCGGACTCGTATTACGGATCTTCGAAGGCGTTTGACGAGGCTATCGGTAGATTCTACGTCGAGAACTTCGAGTACCCTGAACGCTTTTACGCGCTTCGCATCTGCAGCGTCCGTCACCAGGAGTACGACCACCCCTACGGTGACGCCGAACACGGTGTCGACAACGGAAAGTGGGAGCGTGGAAGCGAAAAGTATGACGAAATGGTTGATCGAATGAAAGCGATGTGGCACTCGCGGCGCGATCTCGCACAGTTGATCGAATGCTGTCTCGAGGATGATACCGTCGAATTCGACATCTTCAACGGGGTCAGCGACAACGACGGTCGCTGGTTCGATATCGAGCACGCGCGTGAGGTTCTCGGATACGAGCCACAGGACAACGGCAACGAGTGGTCCGAGCCACCACGGTAA
- a CDS encoding SLC13 family permease: MFLPVCVLLAQTTATRPELTTDALVVFGVVALAVVLFLTERLPIDVTAILLIVVLVVLEPWTGIDPVTGISGFANEATITVLAMLILSGGISRTGLVQEVGRRMATFAGDSLRKQLFATVAASSPVSGFLNNTPVVALMVPVVTDVANRGGTSPSKLLIPLSYASQMGGMLTLIGTSTNILASDVSARLGTQYPELHRFSMFEFTRLGLLVVVVGSLYLIFAGHYLLPERVPPRADYLEAYDLGDYIADVAVVPGSPLVGGTVRDATAALGSEVDVVQVIHDGTRSIAPRQATALGEGDVLVVRTNRDAIATLEGATGLELVGSPKPTATLSTDDEMGILTELVVSLDSRLVGERLDPEQFREEFNAAVLGLRSHGELVAERIVGKRLDVGDTLLVQAPPDTLDRLARRDDVIVAREPPRPDYRADKAPAAVAIMIAVVAVAALELYPILISALAGVVAMVVTGVLEPNELYDAVEWDIIFLLAGVIPLGIALEETGGAAYLAWMVVQSAGFLPTIVVLWLFYILTGLLTEVISNNASVVLLIPVAAAAAAGIGSNPFAFVLAVTFAASTAFLGPIGYQTNLFVYGPGGYRFGDYFRIGAPLQLLLSIVTVLGIVFFWGV; this comes from the coding sequence ATGTTCCTGCCGGTGTGCGTGTTACTCGCACAGACGACCGCAACCCGGCCCGAACTGACGACCGACGCGCTCGTCGTCTTCGGCGTCGTCGCCCTCGCGGTCGTCCTGTTCCTCACCGAGCGCCTGCCGATCGACGTGACTGCGATCCTGCTTATCGTGGTGCTCGTCGTCCTCGAGCCCTGGACGGGAATCGATCCCGTAACCGGCATCTCGGGCTTTGCGAACGAAGCGACGATCACGGTGTTGGCGATGTTGATTCTAAGCGGTGGAATCAGCCGCACGGGACTCGTTCAGGAAGTCGGCCGGCGGATGGCCACATTTGCGGGCGACAGCCTGCGTAAGCAACTGTTCGCGACCGTCGCTGCGTCCAGTCCGGTCTCCGGGTTTCTGAACAACACGCCGGTCGTCGCGCTCATGGTTCCGGTCGTTACCGACGTCGCAAATCGAGGGGGAACGTCACCGTCGAAGCTCCTCATTCCGCTTTCGTACGCCTCGCAGATGGGGGGCATGCTCACGCTCATCGGGACGTCCACGAACATCCTCGCGAGTGACGTCAGCGCCCGTCTCGGCACGCAATACCCCGAACTGCATCGGTTCTCGATGTTCGAGTTCACGCGCCTCGGTCTCCTCGTCGTCGTCGTCGGGAGCCTCTACCTGATCTTCGCCGGCCACTACCTCCTGCCGGAACGCGTCCCGCCGCGTGCCGACTATCTCGAGGCGTACGACCTGGGCGATTACATCGCCGACGTCGCCGTCGTTCCGGGCTCGCCACTCGTCGGCGGGACGGTCCGCGATGCGACCGCGGCGCTCGGCTCGGAGGTCGACGTCGTTCAGGTGATCCACGACGGGACGCGGTCGATCGCCCCTCGCCAGGCGACCGCTCTCGGGGAGGGCGACGTCTTGGTCGTCAGGACGAACCGCGACGCGATCGCGACGCTCGAGGGCGCCACGGGTCTGGAACTCGTCGGCAGTCCGAAGCCGACGGCGACACTTTCGACGGACGACGAGATGGGTATCCTCACGGAACTTGTCGTCTCATTGGATTCCAGGCTGGTCGGTGAACGCCTCGACCCCGAGCAGTTCCGCGAGGAGTTCAACGCCGCAGTTCTCGGACTGCGGAGCCACGGCGAACTCGTCGCCGAGCGCATCGTCGGCAAACGCCTCGATGTCGGCGATACGCTGCTCGTTCAGGCACCGCCGGACACGCTCGATCGACTCGCCCGTCGGGACGACGTGATCGTCGCCCGCGAACCGCCCCGGCCGGACTACCGCGCGGATAAGGCACCGGCTGCCGTCGCTATCATGATCGCCGTCGTGGCCGTCGCCGCCCTCGAACTCTACCCGATCCTGATCTCCGCGCTCGCGGGCGTCGTCGCGATGGTCGTCACCGGCGTGTTAGAGCCAAACGAACTGTACGACGCCGTCGAGTGGGACATCATCTTTCTGCTGGCAGGCGTGATTCCGCTCGGGATCGCACTCGAGGAGACCGGCGGGGCCGCGTATCTCGCCTGGATGGTCGTCCAGTCGGCGGGATTTCTGCCGACGATCGTCGTGCTGTGGCTGTTTTACATCCTGACCGGCCTCCTCACGGAGGTCATCAGTAACAACGCCAGCGTCGTGCTTCTGATTCCGGTCGCAGCGGCAGCGGCGGCGGGTATCGGTTCGAATCCGTTCGCGTTCGTGCTGGCGGTGACTTTCGCCGCGAGCACCGCTTTCCTGGGGCCGATCGGGTACCAGACGAACCTGTTCGTTTACGGCCCGGGCGGCTACCGGTTCGGCGATTACTTTCGAATCGGTGCGCCGCTGCAACTGCTGTTGTCGATCGTGACCGTACTCGGTATCGTGTTCTTCTGGGGCGTCTGA
- a CDS encoding mycofactocin-coupled SDR family oxidoreductase, with protein MNLPSYDFSDQVVLVTGAARGMGRSHAVKFAEHGADIVALDLYEDTDNLETHRANSDDLDEMLSSVEETGADVLPVKTDVTDESDVEEAIEAAIDEFGRIDVLVNNAGIGDFGLLTEVSEEEWDAVLDVNLKGVWLCSKHVGKYFMERNEGGKIVSTSSTTGIVGQHGMGHYSASKHGVIGLTKSLALELAEYDVNVNCVLPTGTNTPGVEETSRVYGSEYVEKAAELSGPWNIFGTGAIEPEQVSEAFLWLASDAARYVTGAALPVDAGFTIK; from the coding sequence ATGAACCTGCCGAGTTATGACTTCAGTGATCAGGTCGTGCTAGTCACCGGAGCAGCCAGAGGGATGGGTCGAAGCCATGCTGTCAAATTCGCAGAACATGGTGCGGATATCGTAGCGCTCGACCTATATGAGGACACTGACAATTTAGAGACGCACAGGGCCAACAGCGACGATCTTGACGAGATGCTTTCTAGCGTCGAGGAAACCGGCGCAGATGTACTGCCAGTCAAGACGGATGTAACGGACGAATCCGATGTCGAAGAGGCAATCGAGGCCGCTATCGACGAATTTGGACGGATTGACGTACTCGTGAACAACGCAGGTATCGGGGATTTCGGGCTTCTGACAGAGGTCAGCGAAGAGGAGTGGGACGCCGTGTTAGATGTGAACCTCAAGGGCGTCTGGCTCTGTTCCAAACACGTTGGCAAGTACTTCATGGAGCGAAACGAGGGTGGAAAGATCGTTTCGACGTCGTCGACGACCGGTATCGTGGGCCAACACGGAATGGGTCATTACAGCGCAAGTAAGCACGGTGTGATCGGGTTGACCAAGTCGCTAGCACTCGAGTTGGCCGAATATGACGTCAACGTCAACTGCGTCCTTCCGACAGGAACCAATACCCCAGGTGTAGAAGAAACCAGCAGGGTTTACGGCAGTGAATACGTCGAAAAAGCGGCCGAGCTATCGGGGCCGTGGAATATATTCGGCACTGGCGCGATTGAACCGGAGCAGGTGAGCGAGGCGTTCCTCTGGTTGGCGAGCGATGCCGCTCGGTACGTCACTGGTGCGGCTCTCCCCGTCGACGCGGGCTTTACAATCAAGTAA
- a CDS encoding ABC transporter ATP-binding protein translates to MSLIEYDNVNYSYRSQTDEQAIEDVSLSIEKGEFVGITGAADAGKSTLARMIPGYIPNFFEGEFEGNVTVDGANTRETSIGDLSTKVGMLFENPFDQMTGASTTVFEEVAFALENQGIAVPEMVERVKWSLELVGIEDLYQRNPNQLSGGQSQRVALASILALRPDILILDEPTSQLDPEGTESVFEVIGNLDRDEFTIVLVSQKVERLAPHIDRMVVVEDGQIAHNGDPKDVLATLATQDSKISVPTQISVGKWLRDNGFVSTEKQLPVTYQDALSELQDVYRAEGLLASDDATPEISASSGTEAISDSAEDSQLTLDSVTYRYSDTVEALTDISTEFDHGVVCLIGQNGAGKTTFAKHLNALLTPSEGTVTVRGKNTRDHRVAEMAKDVGLSFQNPNDQLFHDSIDEEVRYGPKNIDLDADTMDENVDDAIDRLNLNDVRERNPYDIGQARRKHVAVASVLAMDSPIFVLDEPTGGQDADGAELLGSLIEEMADAGKLIIVITHDVDFAARHSDRVIALRQGELLLDGPPEEVFNQPEELQKTNVDLPTVTQLSLELGHDTTVLTIDELLDKLRRDLDVPVTPT, encoded by the coding sequence ATGAGTTTGATTGAATACGACAACGTCAATTATTCATATCGATCACAGACGGACGAACAGGCAATCGAAGACGTCTCCCTCTCGATCGAAAAGGGTGAATTCGTCGGTATAACGGGTGCAGCCGATGCTGGCAAGTCGACGCTTGCGAGAATGATCCCGGGTTATATACCGAACTTTTTCGAAGGGGAATTCGAGGGGAACGTTACCGTCGATGGCGCAAACACTCGCGAGACGTCTATCGGAGACCTCTCGACCAAGGTCGGCATGCTGTTCGAAAACCCGTTCGATCAAATGACCGGTGCGAGTACGACGGTGTTCGAGGAGGTAGCGTTTGCACTGGAGAACCAGGGTATCGCTGTCCCTGAGATGGTAGAACGGGTGAAGTGGAGTCTGGAACTCGTGGGGATCGAAGATCTGTACCAGCGGAATCCAAATCAGCTTTCCGGCGGTCAGTCCCAGCGTGTCGCCCTGGCCTCGATTCTGGCATTACGACCGGATATTCTGATCCTCGATGAACCAACCTCTCAACTAGATCCCGAGGGGACAGAGAGCGTCTTCGAGGTCATCGGAAACCTCGACCGGGACGAGTTTACCATCGTGCTAGTCAGTCAAAAAGTCGAACGACTCGCGCCGCACATCGATCGCATGGTCGTCGTCGAGGACGGACAGATTGCCCACAACGGCGATCCAAAAGACGTACTGGCGACGCTCGCAACGCAAGACTCGAAGATATCGGTCCCCACTCAGATTTCGGTCGGGAAATGGCTTCGCGACAACGGGTTCGTCAGTACAGAGAAGCAACTTCCTGTCACGTACCAAGATGCACTTTCCGAACTCCAGGACGTGTATCGAGCGGAGGGGTTGTTGGCGTCCGACGACGCCACCCCAGAAATCAGTGCGTCGTCGGGAACCGAAGCCATATCCGATTCGGCCGAGGACTCACAGTTAACGCTCGATTCAGTCACCTACCGCTATTCTGACACTGTCGAGGCACTCACGGACATCTCAACTGAGTTCGATCACGGAGTCGTCTGTTTGATCGGTCAGAACGGTGCAGGGAAGACCACCTTTGCGAAGCATCTCAATGCACTATTGACACCGTCCGAGGGAACGGTAACCGTCAGAGGGAAAAACACACGGGATCACCGTGTCGCGGAGATGGCTAAGGATGTTGGCTTGAGCTTCCAAAACCCGAACGACCAACTGTTTCACGACTCTATCGACGAAGAAGTTCGGTACGGGCCGAAGAACATTGATCTCGACGCCGATACGATGGACGAAAACGTCGATGATGCCATCGACCGGTTGAACCTGAACGATGTTCGAGAACGAAATCCCTACGATATCGGTCAAGCGAGGCGAAAACACGTTGCCGTCGCATCCGTACTGGCGATGGATTCGCCGATTTTCGTCCTCGACGAACCGACTGGTGGGCAGGACGCAGACGGGGCCGAACTGTTAGGTTCCCTCATTGAGGAGATGGCCGACGCTGGAAAACTGATTATCGTCATCACGCACGACGTGGATTTCGCAGCCAGACACTCGGATCGAGTGATCGCCCTCCGACAGGGTGAACTCCTTCTCGATGGCCCCCCTGAAGAGGTTTTCAACCAGCCCGAAGAGCTGCAGAAGACGAACGTGGATTTGCCGACGGTAACACAGCTCTCGCTCGAGTTAGGCCACGATACGACTGTTTTGACCATCGACGAACTGCTCGACAAACTCCGACGAGACCTCGACGTTCCGGTTACACCTACGTAA
- a CDS encoding MBL fold metallo-hydrolase, with the protein MSVHVELTYYGLSSFEVCVDGTRLLFDPWITDPPWQTPDIDAFDDVEYIFVTHGASDHLGDTFEIASRSGATVITEPAVVEHLVGLGLTEDAVERVIWGNRFELEGYEVRAMETRHLSYFESSVGNRSGMAIGFYLDFGPTSLYYVGDTSLFSDLELFVDQYEPDLVLLPVGSAPGAHPPLPPDDAAVAANWFDGVDILPVHYIPGSDELDVFRDEYARLSGTKPRNLLKLSAGETQTLTDYSQS; encoded by the coding sequence ATGAGCGTTCACGTGGAATTGACCTACTACGGCCTCTCGTCGTTCGAAGTGTGCGTCGACGGCACTCGACTATTATTCGATCCGTGGATCACGGACCCACCGTGGCAAACCCCGGATATCGACGCGTTTGACGACGTCGAGTACATTTTCGTCACCCACGGTGCCAGTGATCACCTCGGCGACACCTTCGAGATAGCATCTCGGTCTGGCGCGACCGTCATCACCGAACCCGCGGTCGTCGAACATCTCGTGGGCTTGGGGCTGACTGAAGATGCCGTTGAACGCGTAATCTGGGGCAACCGATTCGAACTCGAGGGGTACGAGGTACGAGCCATGGAAACCAGACACCTGTCGTACTTCGAATCTTCCGTGGGAAATCGGTCGGGGATGGCGATTGGCTTTTACCTCGATTTTGGCCCGACAAGCCTCTACTACGTCGGCGATACATCGCTTTTCAGTGATCTTGAACTATTCGTTGATCAATACGAACCCGACCTCGTCCTGCTACCCGTCGGCAGCGCACCAGGCGCTCATCCGCCATTGCCCCCGGATGACGCTGCAGTGGCCGCGAACTGGTTCGACGGCGTCGATATCCTGCCGGTTCATTACATTCCAGGAAGCGACGAACTAGACGTGTTCCGAGACGAATATGCGCGACTCTCGGGAACGAAGCCCCGGAATCTTCTGAAACTGTCCGCAGGCGAGACTCAGACGCTTACCGACTACTCACAGTCGTAA
- a CDS encoding inorganic phosphate transporter: protein MVETVLLVGVVASVFVGFNIGGSSTGITWGPSVGAGIVTKTMAAAVMTFFVFFGGWTVGRNVMDTLSEGIITTDLTLTAGVAVLFFIGLGMLVANIFGVPVPTSMTTVGAIAGLGLATGTLNYVTIAGIISWWIVTPIIGLWVGVLIGRYIYSWINRRVKIEKSEGPLLRLDRQGAVPTPALGPNTTWQELVTTVAVLVIGCYMAFSAGASNVPNAAAPLVGTASGLEPDTAIVVATLAIGLGGFTIARRTMDSVGGELSDIPLLAALFVMVTASTITTVLSWAGIPISLVMATVMTIVGIGWGRATRPITVREAVTRDVENPEIELGAIVAEEKAGETAPRIGDPEPEEVLRGEDLFNPRAIIKYVSMWIIGPSMSTILAYAFFSILPGVV, encoded by the coding sequence ATGGTCGAAACCGTGCTGTTGGTCGGTGTCGTCGCGTCGGTTTTCGTCGGCTTCAACATCGGCGGTTCGTCGACGGGGATCACGTGGGGTCCGTCCGTCGGCGCTGGGATCGTGACGAAGACTATGGCGGCGGCAGTCATGACCTTCTTCGTCTTCTTCGGGGGCTGGACCGTCGGTCGGAACGTGATGGACACGCTCAGCGAGGGAATCATCACGACTGACCTCACGCTGACTGCTGGAGTCGCCGTCCTCTTTTTCATCGGCCTGGGGATGCTCGTCGCCAACATCTTCGGCGTCCCGGTCCCGACGTCGATGACGACCGTCGGTGCGATCGCTGGCCTCGGACTGGCAACCGGGACGCTCAACTACGTGACGATCGCGGGGATCATCTCCTGGTGGATCGTCACGCCGATCATCGGCCTCTGGGTCGGTGTGCTGATCGGTCGCTACATCTATTCATGGATCAATCGGCGAGTGAAGATCGAGAAGTCCGAGGGACCGTTGCTGCGGCTGGATCGGCAAGGCGCGGTTCCGACGCCGGCGCTCGGTCCGAACACGACCTGGCAGGAACTCGTCACGACGGTCGCCGTCCTCGTCATCGGTTGTTACATGGCGTTTAGCGCCGGCGCGAGCAACGTTCCGAACGCCGCCGCACCGCTGGTCGGGACCGCCAGCGGACTGGAACCCGACACCGCGATCGTCGTCGCCACGCTCGCGATCGGCCTCGGCGGCTTCACGATCGCTCGGCGAACGATGGACTCCGTCGGCGGCGAACTGAGCGACATCCCGCTGCTCGCGGCGCTGTTCGTCATGGTAACTGCGTCCACGATCACGACGGTGCTCTCATGGGCCGGCATCCCGATCAGCCTCGTGATGGCGACGGTGATGACGATCGTCGGCATCGGCTGGGGCCGGGCAACCCGTCCGATCACGGTCCGCGAGGCTGTCACCCGCGACGTGGAGAACCCCGAGATCGAACTGGGCGCCATCGTCGCCGAGGAGAAAGCCGGCGAGACGGCCCCCAGAATCGGCGACCCGGAGCCCGAAGAGGTGCTTCGCGGTGAGGACCTCTTCAACCCCCGCGCGATCATCAAGTACGTCTCCATGTGGATCATCGGCCCGTCGATGTCGACGATCCTCGCGTACGCCTTCTTCTCGATCCTCCCCGGAGTCGTCTAA
- a CDS encoding inorganic phosphate transporter, with protein sequence MPEVLLIVGIITAIFVGYNIGGSTTGPAFGPAVGANVITKVLAAGLMSIFFFLGAYTIGPQVVDTLGNELVADTSVFTLRANVAVLFFIGGALFVGNYAGVPASTSMTAVGAIAALGFATGELNWDILGEIVVWWVVAPIVGFWVAGVVGRYFYPRINAWVAIEGNREGRPMVTLDRSGIAPRLQFGAGANRREITGALVVVGIGCLMGFASGTSNIANAIAPIYGTGDVDMTTLIVIGSVAVAVGCFTIARRTLDTLGSDITNLPLTAAIVVAVISSGIVVTLSWIGIPASFVVIATMSIVGLGWGRATRTTTLSDVRAGERTPVSVGALTAEEEGERSPKIGEEEPEDIPRAADLFDPSTTARVILMQNVVPALSTVGAYLTFRFVPIFGF encoded by the coding sequence GTGCCGGAAGTACTGCTTATCGTAGGAATCATCACGGCGATCTTCGTCGGGTACAATATCGGTGGCTCGACGACCGGCCCCGCATTCGGACCGGCCGTCGGGGCGAACGTGATCACGAAGGTACTGGCTGCCGGACTGATGTCGATCTTCTTCTTTCTCGGTGCCTACACGATCGGCCCGCAGGTCGTCGACACGCTGGGAAATGAACTCGTCGCGGACACCTCGGTTTTTACGTTGCGGGCGAACGTAGCCGTGTTGTTCTTCATCGGCGGCGCGTTGTTCGTCGGTAACTACGCCGGCGTCCCCGCTTCGACGTCGATGACCGCCGTCGGTGCGATCGCCGCGCTCGGGTTTGCGACTGGTGAACTCAACTGGGACATCCTCGGCGAGATCGTTGTCTGGTGGGTCGTCGCACCGATCGTTGGCTTCTGGGTTGCCGGCGTCGTCGGGAGGTACTTCTATCCGCGGATCAACGCCTGGGTTGCCATCGAAGGGAACCGGGAGGGGCGACCGATGGTCACCCTCGATCGCTCGGGTATCGCGCCGCGACTTCAATTCGGCGCTGGCGCCAACCGACGCGAGATCACGGGTGCGTTGGTCGTCGTCGGTATCGGCTGCCTAATGGGCTTTGCCTCGGGAACGAGCAACATCGCGAACGCGATCGCACCGATCTACGGCACCGGCGACGTCGATATGACGACGCTGATTGTGATCGGTTCGGTGGCGGTTGCGGTCGGTTGCTTTACGATCGCCCGCCGAACCCTCGATACGCTCGGGAGCGACATCACGAATTTGCCGTTGACCGCGGCGATCGTCGTCGCAGTCATCAGTTCGGGAATCGTCGTCACGCTTTCGTGGATCGGCATCCCCGCGAGTTTCGTCGTCATCGCGACGATGAGCATCGTCGGACTGGGCTGGGGACGAGCAACCCGTACGACGACACTTTCCGACGTTCGGGCTGGCGAGAGAACCCCCGTCTCGGTCGGAGCGCTGACCGCCGAAGAGGAGGGCGAACGGTCGCCCAAGATCGGCGAGGAGGAACCCGAGGACATCCCTCGGGCTGCTGACCTGTTTGACCCGTCGACGACGGCTCGAGTCATTCTCATGCAAAACGTGGTCCCAGCCCTTTCGACCGTCGGCGCGTACCTCACCTTCCGATTCGTGCCCATCTTCGGGTTCTGA
- the fer gene encoding ferredoxin Fer → MPTVEYLNYEVLDDQGWDMDDDDLFDEAADAGLDEEDYGTLEVAEGEYILEAAEAQGYDWPFSCRAGACANCAAIIKEGEIQMDMQQILSDEEVEEKNVRLTCIGSAETDEVKIVYNAKHLDYLQNRVI, encoded by the coding sequence ATGCCCACGGTAGAATACCTCAATTACGAAGTACTGGATGATCAGGGCTGGGACATGGACGACGATGATCTCTTCGACGAGGCCGCCGACGCTGGCCTCGACGAGGAGGATTACGGCACGCTCGAGGTCGCCGAGGGCGAATACATCCTCGAGGCGGCCGAAGCGCAGGGCTACGACTGGCCGTTCTCCTGTCGTGCAGGGGCCTGTGCGAACTGTGCGGCGATCATCAAAGAAGGCGAAATCCAGATGGACATGCAGCAAATCCTCTCGGATGAGGAAGTCGAAGAGAAAAACGTCCGCCTCACTTGCATCGGATCGGCAGAGACCGACGAGGTCAAAATCGTTTACAACGCCAAGCACCTCGACTACCTGCAGAATCGCGTCATCTGA